The genomic window CCGATGATGTGATCGTAGTTGACTCTTATAGTAGCGATCGCACCATAGAAATTGCCTCCCGTTACCCTGTGAAAATTGTTGAACACGAATTTGAAAGTCACGGAAAACAACGGACTTGGATGCTAAAAAACATTCCAACTAAACATAAATGGGTCTATATTTTAGAAGCAGATGAACGCATGACCCCAGAATTATTTGCTGAGTGTGTTGCAGCCAGTCAAAGCAAACAAGCGATCGGTTATTATGTAGCAGAACGGGTTATCTTTATGGGTCAATGGATTCGTCACAGTACCCAATACCCCCGTTATCAAATGCGCTTGTTTGAAAAAGGCCAAGTGTGGTTTGGCGACTATGGCCACACCGAACGAGAAATTTACACAGGGCCAGTGGGTTTTATTAAAGAAACCTATCCTCACTATACCTGTGGCAAAGGCTTAAGTCGTTGGATCGAAAAACACAATCGTTATTCAACCGATGAAGCCAAAGAAACCCTCTATCAATTAGAACAAGGGGGTGTGAATTGGAAAAAATTATTTTTTGGAACTTCTGAGGTTGAACGGAGACGGGCTTTAAAAGATTTATCCTTAAGAATACCGTTCCGTCCTATTGTTCGTTGGTTTTATATGTATTTTATCTTAGGAGGAATGTTAGACGGTAAAGCAGGGTTTGCTTGGTGTACCTTACAAGCCTTTTATGAGTATTTAATCCTCTTAAAAGTGGATGAATTGAGAGAAACTAACTTAGAGTCTCCCTATCCTAATTCCCTAAAATATCCTGATCCCGAAGAATCAGCTAATCCCTCCGAGTC from Crocosphaera subtropica ATCC 51142 includes these protein-coding regions:
- a CDS encoding glycosyltransferase family 2 protein, whose product is MISVYILTYNEQVDIAECIESVIGLSDDVIVVDSYSSDRTIEIASRYPVKIVEHEFESHGKQRTWMLKNIPTKHKWVYILEADERMTPELFAECVAASQSKQAIGYYVAERVIFMGQWIRHSTQYPRYQMRLFEKGQVWFGDYGHTEREIYTGPVGFIKETYPHYTCGKGLSRWIEKHNRYSTDEAKETLYQLEQGGVNWKKLFFGTSEVERRRALKDLSLRIPFRPIVRWFYMYFILGGMLDGKAGFAWCTLQAFYEYLILLKVDELRETNLESPYPNSLKYPDPEESANPSESFLYRSEEVS